A single genomic interval of Cervus elaphus chromosome 19, mCerEla1.1, whole genome shotgun sequence harbors:
- the LOC122675768 gene encoding nucleosome assembly protein 1-like 1 produces the protein MADIDNKEQAELDQDLDDVEEVEEEETGEETKIKARQLTVQMMQNPQILAALQERLDGLVETPTGYIESLPRVVKRRVNALKNLQVKCAQIEAKFYEEVHDLERKYAVLYQPLFDKRFEIINAIYEPTEEECEWKPDEEDEISEELKEKAKIEDEKKDEEKEDPKGIPEFWLTVFKNVDLLSDMVQEHDEPILKHLKDIKVKFSDAGQPMSFVLEFHFEPNEYFTNEVLTKTYRMRSEPDDADPFSFDGPEIMGCTGCQIDWKKGKNVTLKTIKKKQKHKGRGTVRTVTKTVSNDSFFNFFAPPEVPESGDLDDDSEAILAADFEIGHFLRERIIPRSVLYFTGEAIEDDDDDYDEEGEEADEEGEEEGDEEDDPDYDPKKDQNPAECKQQ, from the coding sequence ATGGCAGACATCGACAACAAAGAACAGGCTGAACTTGATCAAGATTTGGATGATGTTGAAGAAGTAGAAGAAGAAGAGACTggtgaagaaacaaaaatcaaagcgCGTCAGCTGACTGTTCAGATGATGCAAAATCCTCAGATTCTTGCAGCCCTTCAAGAAAGACTTGATGGTCTGGTAGAAACACCAACAGGATACATTGAAAGCTTGCCTAGGGTAGTTAAAAGACGAGTGAATGCCCTAAAAAACCTTCAAGTTAAATGTGCACAGATAGAAGCCAAATTCTATGAGGAAGTTCATGATCTTGAAAGAAAGTATGCTGTTCTTTATCAGCCTCTGTTTGATAAGCGATTTGAGATCATTAATGCCATTTATGAACCTACAGAAGAAGAATGTGAATGGAAACCAGATGAGGAAGATGAAATTTCGGAGGAGCTAAAAGAAAAGGCCAAGAttgaagatgagaaaaaggatgaagaaaaagaagatcccAAGGGAATTCCTGAGTTTTGGTTGACTGTTTTTAAGAATGTTGACTTGCTCAGTGATATGGTTCAGGAACATGATGAACCTATTCTGAAGCACTTGAAAGATATTAAAGTGAAGTTCTCAGATGCTGGTCAACCTATGAGTTTTGTCTTAGAATTTCACTTTGAACCCAATGAATATTTCACAAATGAAGTGTTGACAAAGACATATAGGATGAGGTCAGAACCAGATGATGCTGATCCCTTTTCTTTTGACGGACCAGAAATTATGGGTTGTACAGGGTGCCAGATAGAttggaaaaaagggaagaatgtCACTTTGAAAACGATTAAGAAGAAGCAGAAACACAAGGGGCGTGGGACAGTTCGCACTGTGACCAAGACAGTCTCTAATGActctttctttaacttttttgcCCCTCCTGAAGTTCCTGAGAGTGGAGATCTGGATGATGATTCCGAAGCCATCCTCGCTGCAGACTTTGAAATTGGTCACTTTTTACGTGAGCGTATAATCCCAAGATCAGTGTTATACTTCACTGGAGAAGCTATTGAAGATGATGACGATGATTATGATGAAGAAGGTGAAGAAGCGgatgaggaaggggaagaagaaggaGATGAGGAAGATGATCCAGACTATGACCCAAAGAAGGATCAAAACCCAGCAGAGTGCAAGCAGCAGTGA